From Bacillus sp. FSL K6-3431, the proteins below share one genomic window:
- a CDS encoding MFS transporter — translation MSNTWKIYMLAIISFIVGTSVYVVAGISDKIADSLDVSLTAAGQLVTVFSLAYAICTPIILVLTAKWGRRKLIMYSLGLFVVANILSFLSQNYGILIVARMIMGIGAGLAIVTVLIISTKIAPPGKQASAIAIITMGLTSSLIIGVPIGRIMTNAFGWQSVFGGIALLGLIAMVVIYLTIPDIEGDKPVSLHQQLALFKKRKVILGLSITLFWLGGYSIAYTYLSPYLLNVSGISDKFLSTTLLIFGIASLIGSKFGGFSTDRWGIPFTLTSTMTLHIVMLILLSLVTNSVVGVMIVLILWSFSAWATAPTQQYLLATIEPESSAILLGLNQSIMQLAMAVGAGIGGIAVGSVSLAAVTWFGALGVAIAIAITLILSSSLSKKEAQDNSLKNANT, via the coding sequence TTGTCTAACACTTGGAAAATATACATGTTAGCAATTATCAGTTTTATAGTGGGTACATCTGTGTATGTCGTGGCAGGGATTTCGGATAAAATTGCGGATTCACTAGATGTTTCTTTGACAGCAGCGGGTCAGCTCGTTACAGTTTTCTCACTCGCCTATGCGATTTGTACACCGATCATACTGGTTTTAACGGCAAAGTGGGGTAGAAGAAAGCTAATAATGTATTCATTAGGACTATTTGTAGTAGCAAATATACTGTCTTTTCTTTCCCAAAATTATGGAATACTGATTGTTGCCCGCATGATCATGGGTATTGGTGCTGGATTAGCTATTGTAACTGTACTGATAATTTCTACCAAAATTGCTCCGCCAGGTAAGCAAGCTAGTGCGATTGCAATAATAACTATGGGATTAACGAGTTCCTTAATCATTGGAGTACCTATTGGTAGGATAATGACAAATGCATTTGGATGGCAATCTGTATTTGGAGGAATTGCCCTTCTTGGATTAATTGCGATGGTTGTTATATACCTTACTATTCCGGATATAGAAGGTGATAAACCTGTATCCTTACATCAGCAGCTAGCTCTATTTAAAAAACGTAAAGTTATCCTTGGTTTATCAATCACCCTTTTCTGGCTTGGAGGATATTCGATTGCATATACCTATCTTTCTCCTTATCTGTTAAATGTATCAGGAATAAGTGACAAATTCCTTAGTACAACTTTACTTATTTTTGGAATTGCCAGTCTTATTGGTTCGAAGTTTGGCGGATTCAGTACGGATCGTTGGGGTATTCCATTTACACTTACTAGCACTATGACGCTGCATATAGTTATGCTTATTCTATTGTCACTCGTTACGAATTCAGTGGTCGGGGTTATGATCGTATTAATATTATGGTCGTTTTCAGCATGGGCCACTGCACCGACACAGCAATATCTCTTGGCGACAATTGAGCCTGAATCGTCAGCTATATTACTTGGACTTAATCAGTCCATAATGCAATTAGCGATGGCTGTAGGTGCAGGTATTGGCGGCATTGCTGTTGGAAGTGTGTCACTAGCTGCCGTTACTTGGTTCGGTGCATTGGGAGTTGCGATAGCCATAGCGATTACCCTTATCCTTTCGAGCTCATTGTCAAAAAAAGAGGCGCAGGATAATAGTTTAAAGAACGCCAATACCTAG
- a CDS encoding MerR family transcriptional regulator yields MHTVKEAALMTGLTEHAVRFYTDKGLVPSVQRNKNNIRLFDEESINWLYGIKCLKQTGMQIENIKTYVGLCLEGDSTVPQRFALMKEYKEMALVQLEEAKQRVAHLEETTHHYQAILENRIPDTTNPNKWEIDRKDARSGPVFRK; encoded by the coding sequence ATGCATACGGTTAAAGAAGCTGCCCTGATGACGGGACTCACCGAGCACGCCGTGCGCTTTTACACGGATAAAGGCCTGGTGCCGAGCGTACAGCGCAATAAAAACAACATTCGGCTGTTCGACGAAGAATCGATCAACTGGCTGTATGGCATCAAATGCCTCAAGCAGACCGGGATGCAGATTGAAAACATCAAAACATACGTCGGCCTCTGCCTCGAAGGTGATTCGACCGTTCCGCAGCGCTTTGCACTTATGAAGGAGTATAAAGAAATGGCACTTGTTCAGCTCGAAGAAGCCAAGCAGCGCGTCGCCCATTTGGAAGAAACAACTCACCATTATCAGGCCATTCTGGAGAACCGCATCCCGGACACAACCAATCCCAACAAATGGGAAATAGATCGGAAGGACGCGAGAAGTGGTCCGGTATTCCGGAAATAG
- a CDS encoding TetR/AcrR family transcriptional regulator, which produces MARTGRPRVFDKELAISKAMVLYWEHGFESTSLAQLKEAMGISSASFYAAFGSKENLFKEVIDRYNTSYGKVTDCLSDTSIKSKVAIEKTLRQTAKMQTDSSHPTGCMLVLSANVCSEKNNHVRDLVFKERSLVRLNLEECIIRGQENGDITREVKADVLCTLIEAFMYGISTQARDGISYKSIDQAITQIIKTCDI; this is translated from the coding sequence ATGGCTCGAACAGGACGACCACGTGTATTTGACAAAGAATTAGCAATTTCAAAAGCGATGGTTTTATATTGGGAGCATGGTTTTGAGTCTACGTCTCTTGCACAGCTAAAAGAAGCGATGGGTATATCATCTGCAAGTTTTTATGCAGCGTTTGGTTCTAAAGAGAACCTGTTCAAAGAAGTTATTGATCGATATAACACTTCTTACGGTAAAGTGACTGATTGTTTATCTGACACGTCGATTAAATCTAAAGTAGCAATAGAAAAAACTTTAAGACAGACAGCCAAAATGCAGACAGATTCTAGCCATCCTACTGGTTGTATGTTGGTATTATCAGCAAATGTTTGTTCAGAAAAAAATAACCATGTACGTGATCTTGTCTTTAAAGAACGTTCTTTAGTTCGGTTGAATTTAGAAGAATGTATAATAAGAGGGCAAGAAAACGGCGATATAACTAGAGAGGTAAAAGCGGATGTTTTGTGCACGTTGATAGAAGCTTTTATGTATGGAATTTCTACACAAGCAAGAGACGGAATAAGTTATAAATCAATTGACCAAGCTATAACTCAAATTATCAAAACTTGTGATATTTAA